The nucleotide sequence GGCCGCCGGGCTGCGCTCGGCCGACATCAAGGCGGGCTGCGGCAAGTGCGGCGCCTGCTCGTCCCTGTCCGTCTACGAGGCCTGAGATGAAGACCGCCGAAGCCTGGAGCGAGCTGCCGCTGGCCTACGCGCCGGTCGAATACCTCGTGCGCGAGGCCGCCCAGCAATGGGAACGCGACGAGGCGATGGCGCTGCGCCGCGCGGTGTTCTGCATCGAGCAGGGCATCTTCGCGCGCGACGACCGCGACGCGATCGACGACCACGCGCTGCTGCTGGTGGCGATGTCGTGCAACGCCGGCATGCCCGAGCAGGTGGTGGGCACGGTGCGCATCCACCGCGGCGCGGCAGCGGGCGAATGGTGGGGCTCGCGGCTCGCGGTGCACCCGGCCTTCCGCAGCCAGGGCCACCTGGGCGCCACGCTGATCCGGCTCGCGGTGTCGCGCGCCCATGCGCTGGGCTGCACGCTGTTCCTCGCGCAGGTGCAGCTGCAGAACGAGCCGCTGTTCGGCAAGCTCGGCTGGACCACGCTCGGCCAGTGCGAGGTGCAGGGCCGGGCGCACGCGCGCATGCGCGCCGACCTCGGCGTCTATCCGCCCTGCCACGATCCGGTCAGCGGCTTCGTCACGCGCGCGAGGGTGGCGCGATGAGCCGCGCCGCCGAGATCGCCGAGGCGCTGCGCGCCACGCGCGGCTTCGCCCACAAGCGCGACATCAGCGACGTGGTGGCCGCGCTGGGCCGCTCGCTGCCCGGCGGCCACGCAGCGCTCGCGCAGGCCGTGCCCGTGGGCGACGACTGCGCCGCCATTCCCGACGGCCGCGGCGGCTTCCTGCTGTTCGCGATCGAAGGGCTGGTCGAGGACTTCATCGTGCGCATGCCCTGGTTCGCGGGCTATTGCGGCGTGATGGTCAACGTGAGCGACATCTACGCGATGGGCGGACGCCCGACCGCGGTGGTCGACGCGCTGTGGAGCAGCGGCATGAACCCGGCCGACCAGGTGCTCGGCGGCATGGCCGAGGCCGCGGTGCGCTACGGCGTGCCGATCGTCGGCGGCCACAGCAACAACCGCAGCGAGCGGCCGCAGCTCGCGGTCGCGATCCTCGGCCACGCGCGCCGGCTGATCACGAGCTTCGATGCACGGCCCGGCGACCTGCTGGTGATGGCGGCCGACCTGCGCGGCGCCTACGAGGAGCCCTTCCCCTACTGGAACGCCTCGACGCGCGCGCCGGCCGCGCGGCTGCGCGCCGACCTCGAGCTGCTGCCCGCGCTCGCCGAGGCCGGCCTGTGCCGCGCCGGCAAGGACATCAGCATGGCCGGCGCGGTCGGCACCGCGATGATGCTGCTCGAATGCTCGGGCGTGGGGGCGACGATCGAGCTCGACGCGCTGCCCCGGCCCGAGGGCGTGCCGCTGCTGCGCTGGCTGTCGTCGTTCCCGAGCTACGGCTTCGTGCTGAGCGTGGCGCCCGCGCAGCTCGCGCGCGTGCTCGCGCGCTTCGCGGCGCGCGACATCGCCTGCGGCGTGATCGGCACGGTGGACGACGGCCGCGCCGTGCGCCTGCGCGCCGACGGCGAGGAGGCCCTGCTGTGGGACTTCGGCCGCGATGCCTTCATCCAGCCGCCGGCGATGTCGGCCGGTGCCCGCGAAGCCGCCGCCGCGAGGACCACGCCATGCCCGTGACGCACTTCCGCGTGCGCTGGCCCGATGCCGGCGAATCGCGCTGCTACTCGCCCTCGAGCGTGGTGCGCGAGCACTTCGCGCCCGGCGAACGCTATGCGCGCGACGAGTTCCTGCGGCGCGCGCGCGAGGCGCTGGGCATCGCCTCCGAGCGCGTGCGCACCCGCTACGGCTTCGCCTGCTCGCAGGCGATGGACCAGCTCGCCGAGATCGAGCGCATCGCCGCGCGCTTCGAGCCGGGCGCCGAGGTCACCGTGCTGGCCTTCGACTGACCCTCCATTCACACACGCGACCCAGCGAGAAAGCGAGACTCCCCATGTCCCACCCCACCCATCCCGAGCATCCCTACGGCGGCCGCAGCCACTACAGCGTGGCGATCGTCGGCGGCGGCCAGGCCGGCCTGTCGCTGAGCCACTGCCTGCAGCAGCGCGGCATCGACCACCTCGTGATCGAGAAGCGCGGCCTGGTCCACAGCTGGCGCACGCAGCGCTGGGATTCGTTCTGCCTGGTCACGCCCAACTGGCAGTGCCAGCTGCCGGGCTGGTCCTACCAAGGCGACGATCCGCACGGCTTCATGGTCAAGGACCAGATCAACGACTGGCTCGCGGGCTTCGTGGCGCAGGTGAAGCCGCCCGCGCTCGAGGGCGTGACGGTGCAGCGCGTGGCCTTCGTGCCCGAGAGCGGCGAGCGCGGCCGCTACGAGGTGCACACCGATGCCGGCCTCTACACCGCCGACCAGGTGGTGGTGGCCTCGGGCGCGTATCACAAGCCGATCGTGCCGCGGCTGGCCGAGAAGCTGCCGGCCTCGGTGGCGCAGTACCACTCGGCGCAGTACCGCAATCCCGCGCAGCTGCCCGCGGGCGCGGTGCTGGTGGTGGGCTGCGGCCAGTCGGGCGCGCAGATCGCCGAGGACCTGCACCTGGCCGGGCGCAAGGTCTACCTCGCGACCGGCGACGCGCCGCGCTGCGCGCGCTTCTACCGCGGCCGCGAGGTGGTCGACTGGCTCGCCACCATGCAGTACTACGACATGCCGGTCGGCGCCCATCCGCTGCGCGAAGGCGTGCGCGACAACACCAACCACTACCTGACCGGCCGCGACGGCGGGCGCGACATCGACCTGCGGCGCTTCGCGCTCGAAGGCATGGAGCTGTTCGGCCTGCTGACCGACCTGCACGACGGCGTGCTGCAGTTCCAGCCCAACCTGGGCGCGCACCTCGACCATGCCGACCGCGTCTACAACAACATCAACGCCTCGATCGACAAGTACATCGCCGCCAACGGCATCGAGGCGCCGCCGCCCTCGGTCTACACGCCCGTGTGGGAACCGCCCGAGGAACGCACCCGGCTCGACCTCGCGGCCGCGGGCATCACCAGCGTGCTGTGGTGCATCGGCTTCTCGCCCGACTTCGCCTGGGTCGACGCGCCGGTGTTCAACGGCCGCGGCCACCCGGTGCACCAGCGCGGCGTCACGCGCGAGCCGGGGCTGTACTTCCTCGGCCTGCCGTGGCTGCACACCTGGGGTTCGGGGCGCTTCTCGGGCGTGGCGCGCGACGCGGAATTCCTCGCCGAGGCGATCGATGCGCGGCGCGCCGGGCTGCGCGCGGCACCGGAGCTCGCGCCGCCCCATCTGCAGGCGGCCTGAGCGCGCAGCTCCGGCGTCAGGCGGCCATGCCCGCGAGCGAATCGGCCACGTCGATCGCGCGCGGCAGCGCGGCGCGCACCGCCTCGATGAAGTGCCGCAGCTTGGCCGACTGGAAGCGCGTCTGCGGATAGACCAGGTACACCGGCAGCGGCGGCGCCTGCCATTGCGGCACCAGCCGCAGCAGCCGGCCGCGCGCGATGTCGTCGTTGAGCAGCCAGGCCGAGCCCATGCAGGCGCCGAGCCCCAGCACGGCCGCGTTGCGCAGCGCGTAGAGGCCGTCGGTGCTCAGGCGCGGGCGGATCGGCACGCGGCATTCCTCGCCGGTCGTCACGTGCGAGAGCCGCAGCTCGGTGCGGTAGAAGGTGCGCAGCGCCAGCCAGGGCAGCGCCGCGAGCTCGGCGGCATGCGCGATCGGCGGCCGGCCTTCCATCAGCGCCGGCGCGACGGCCACGATGCGCGGGATCTCCGACAGCTTGAGCGCCACCACCGAGGGGTCGTCGATCTCGCCGACCTGGATCGCGCAGTCGATGTTCTCGGTGATGAAGTCGGGGCGCCGGTCGTGCAGCAACCATTCGACGTCCACGCGCGGATGCTCGCGCAGGTAGCGGTACAGCGGATGCATCAGCAGGTCCTGCCCGAGCGCATGCGGCGCGATCACGCGCAGCGTGCCCTCGGCCGCGCGGCCGGCGCCGCGCAGCTCGTCCTCGAAGGCGGCCCAGTCGGCCAGCAGCTCCTTCGCGCGCTCGAAGCAGCGCTCGCCGTCCTCGGTGAGCTTCATGCCGTGGGTGGAGCGCCGCAGCAGGCGCAGGCCGAGCGAGCGCTCGAGCGTCTGCAGCCGCCGGCTCACGGTGGGCTGGCTCATGCCGAGCTGGGCCGCGGCGGCCGACAGGCTGCCGGCCTCGACGATGCGCACGAAGGTCTGCATGAGCTCGACACGGTCGGCCGGGGCGCTGGCGACCGGGACGGCGGGCGTTTCGGGGGCGGAATTCGGGGTCATGGCGAGATTCTGAGCCTTGTATGCGTCGAACGTATATACGTTGTTCGCTGCCGAGGACTACCGTTCGAGCGTTTCACCCTGCAAACTCCGCGCACTTTCCGCCGAATCCAAGGGTAAATACCATGTCTTCCATTCAATCAGCGCATGCGGGCACCCCGCCGCTGGCCCCGGCCGCCCCGGCCCTGCCCGCCTCGCTGGTGCTGCTGCTCGCCAGCGGCGCCGGCTTCGCGGTGGCCGCCCTCTATTACAACCAGCCGATGCTGGGCGCGCTCGCGGCCGACATCGGCGCGCCGACGCGCACGGTCGGCTTCGTGCCGACGCTGACCCAGCTCGGCTACGCGCTGGGCATCCTGTTCCTGGCGCCGCTGGGCGACCGCTACGACCGGCGCCGCATCATCCTCGCCAAGGCGGCCGTGCTGTGCGTGGCGCTGCTGCTCGCGGGCGCCTCGCCCTCGATCGGCATGCTGCTGGCCGCGAGCCTGGCGATCGGGCTGGCCGCCACCATGGCGCAGGACATCGTGCCGGCCGCCGCCACCCTGGCGCCCGAGGCCAGCCGCGGCAAGACCGTGGGCACGGTGATGACCGGGCTGCTGTTCGGCATCCTGCTGTCGCGCGTGGTCAGCGGCTTCGTGGCCGAGCACTTCGGCTGGCGCACGATGTTCGTGGCCGCCGCCGCCAGCATCGCGCTGATCGGCGCGGCCGCCTGGCGCGGCCTGCCGCGCTTCAAGGCCACCACGCACCTGGGCTATGGCGCGCTGCTGCGCTCGCTGGCCACACTGTGGCAGCGCCATGGCGCGCTGCGCCGCGCGGCCTGGGCGCAGGGCCTGCTCTCGATCGGCTTCAGCGCCTTCTGGTCCACGCTGGCCGTGATGCTGCACGGCGAGCCGTTCCACCTCGGCAGCACCGCGGCTGGCGCCTTCGGCCTGGCCGGCGCGGCCGGCGCGCTGGCCGCGCCGCTCGCGGGCCGGCTGGCCGACCGCCGCGGCCCGGAGCTGGTGACGCGGCTGGGCGCCGCGCTGGTGGTGGTCTCGTTCGCGGTGATGGCGCTCGCGCCGCTGCTGGCCCCGGGCGCGCAGCTCGCGGTGATCGTGGTGGCGGTGGTCGGCTTCGACCTCGGCGTGCAGGCCACGCTGATCGCGCACCAGACCATCGTCTACGGCATCGAGCCGGGCGCGCGCAGCCGGCTCAACGCGGTGCTGTTCACGGCGATGTTCATCGGCATGGCGATCGGCTCCGCGGTGGGTGCGCTGGCGCTCGCGCAATGGGGCTGGGCCGCGGTGACGGCGCTCGCCATCGCCTCGTCGGCCGCGACGCTCGCGGTGCGGCTGTGGCCGATGTCGGGCCGGGCCTGAGACTGAGACCGGTCCGCGCTCAGGCCGGCGCCGGCGCCGCCGCCGGCATCGAGAAGCCCTTGCGCAGCAGCGCCGCCGCCAGCCGCGCGCAGACCGCGCGGTCGGGCGCGCCGAGCACCACGGCCATCAGGCGCCGGCCCTCGTGCGCCGCGGTGGCGATCTGGTGCGCGCCCGTCGCGGGCGAGAAGGCCGCCGCCAGGCCGTCGACGCCGCGCACCGTGCCCAGCAGCAGGTTGACGTTGGGCACCGCCTGTTCCCAGGGATCGAGCCGGGTCTTGCTGGCGATGGCGACGAGCGCCGGATGCTCGCGCATCAGCCGCGCGGCCAGCCGCAGCACGTCGACGGCATGGCTGCGCGCGCTCTCGTCCTGGCCCGCGGGACAGGCGAAGCGGGTGTCGCGCAGGCCCCAGGCCACGGCCTGGCGGTTCATGGCCTCCACGAAGGCCTCGGTGGTGCCGCTGTGCCAGGCGGCGAGCGCGAAGGCGGCGCTGTCGGACGAGGCGATCAGCACGGCCTCGAGCAGGCGCTGCACCGACAGCCGCACCATGGCCTCGGCGCCGACCGCGACCGGCGTGCGCTCGGCGCGCCGGTCGCGCCGCTCGGCGACCAGCTTGCGCTCCACCAGCATCGCGGTCGCGAGCTTGGCGAGGCCGGCCGGCGGGTAGCTGCCGGCGGCGGGCTCATGGCCCAGCAGCCGGTCGGCCGCGAGGTCGTAGAGCGCCCAGCTCGCGGCCGGCGGCAGGGCCGGCGCGGCCTTGTTGCGCGGCGCCTCGGCGGGCGCGGACGACAGCACCCGCGCGGCTTTCCAGTCGAGCCCCGCGGCCTGTTCGAGGTCCGGCGGCAACTGGTCCGCTGCGACGATGCGGTAGGGCGGGGCGGGGGGAAAGGGCTTCAATCGGCGGGGTCCGGCGTGGGGTCGGCGGCGTGGTGCGTGCCGCCGGCATTGTCCGTTGCCGACGCGCGCCGCGTCAGACGGCGAGGGCCTGTTCCACGTCCTGCGTCTTGCGGCGCGCGAGCGCGAGGTTCGACTTCGACTTGTCGAGCACCAGGTAGACGAACAGGCCTTCGTGCTTCTGCAGCGGGCGGATGATGTGGTACTGGCGGCCGAGCGTGATCAGGATGTCCTCGATCACGTCGTTCAGGCCGAGCGCGCGCATGGTCTTGTTCTTGGCGCGCACCACTTCGGTATTGCCCGCGGCCGCCACTTCGAGGTCCACGCCCGAGCCGACCTGACCGAGGATCATGCCGCTGCCGGAGTCGACCAGCGCCGCGCACAGCGCGCCGTCGATCGTCATCAGTTCGTCCATGGATTGCTTGATATTTGCCATCGCTGTCTTTCGTAGTCCATCGCCCTGAGGATCGGCCGCCACCCGGGCGAGTGATGAGCGGCGGCCGGTTGGTAAGTCGGCGTCGAGAGAGAGAAGGCCCGCGCCTCAGGCGCGCTGCAGCGCCAGCGTCGCCTGCTTGGCGAAGTACAGGACCTGGCCGATGACCGCGTCCTTGCCCGCGACCACGCTCACGATCAGGTCGGCCTCGTCGTGGCGCGCCTGCAGCATCAGGATGTGGCCCAGCGCGGATTCGATCGCGACGTTCTCGCAGCGGCCCAGGCCGCTCTCCTCGCCGGCCACCGCGCCGAGCGCGGCCAGCGAGCTCGCGATGGCCGACAGGCGCGCGACCTGCGCGGTGTTCTCCACGCGCGCGGCCAGCTCGAGGCCGTCCTCGGTCGAGATCACGACGGCCTTCACGCCCTTGATCTCGCGCATGAGCGTGTCGACGGCGGACTCGGCGGCGTCCTTGATGCGGGGTGGGATGTTCATGTCGGAAGAAAAAAGAAGGGACGGCGGTGCTCAGGCTTCGAGCTGGACCAGGAGGAGTTCGAGCAGCTGCACCACCTGCCGCGGATCGGTCACGTTGGCCGGCAGCACCGGGCACAGCACGCCCTTGTCCTGCATGCGCTGGGCATAGGCGTCGAGGCCGGGCTCGGGATGGGTCTCGGTGCGGCCCACCGCGACCACGCAGGCGGTCTTCTCGATGAGCTCGGCGAAGCCGTCGAGGTAGACCTCGAGGTCGGCCAGCGGATCGGGGCGGCTGTTGTCGACCAGGATCACGAGGCCGAGCGCGCCGCGCGCGAGGATGCGCCACATGAAGTCGAAGCGGATCTGGCCGGGCGTGCCGT is from Variovorax paradoxus and encodes:
- a CDS encoding GNAT family N-acetyltransferase, yielding MKTAEAWSELPLAYAPVEYLVREAAQQWERDEAMALRRAVFCIEQGIFARDDRDAIDDHALLLVAMSCNAGMPEQVVGTVRIHRGAAAGEWWGSRLAVHPAFRSQGHLGATLIRLAVSRAHALGCTLFLAQVQLQNEPLFGKLGWTTLGQCEVQGRAHARMRADLGVYPPCHDPVSGFVTRARVAR
- a CDS encoding sll0787 family AIR synthase-like protein; amino-acid sequence: MSRAAEIAEALRATRGFAHKRDISDVVAALGRSLPGGHAALAQAVPVGDDCAAIPDGRGGFLLFAIEGLVEDFIVRMPWFAGYCGVMVNVSDIYAMGGRPTAVVDALWSSGMNPADQVLGGMAEAAVRYGVPIVGGHSNNRSERPQLAVAILGHARRLITSFDARPGDLLVMAADLRGAYEEPFPYWNASTRAPAARLRADLELLPALAEAGLCRAGKDISMAGAVGTAMMLLECSGVGATIELDALPRPEGVPLLRWLSSFPSYGFVLSVAPAQLARVLARFAARDIACGVIGTVDDGRAVRLRADGEEALLWDFGRDAFIQPPAMSAGAREAAAARTTPCP
- a CDS encoding MSMEG_0570 family nitrogen starvation response protein; translation: MPVTHFRVRWPDAGESRCYSPSSVVREHFAPGERYARDEFLRRAREALGIASERVRTRYGFACSQAMDQLAEIERIAARFEPGAEVTVLAFD
- a CDS encoding MSMEG_0569 family flavin-dependent oxidoreductase; the protein is MSHPTHPEHPYGGRSHYSVAIVGGGQAGLSLSHCLQQRGIDHLVIEKRGLVHSWRTQRWDSFCLVTPNWQCQLPGWSYQGDDPHGFMVKDQINDWLAGFVAQVKPPALEGVTVQRVAFVPESGERGRYEVHTDAGLYTADQVVVASGAYHKPIVPRLAEKLPASVAQYHSAQYRNPAQLPAGAVLVVGCGQSGAQIAEDLHLAGRKVYLATGDAPRCARFYRGREVVDWLATMQYYDMPVGAHPLREGVRDNTNHYLTGRDGGRDIDLRRFALEGMELFGLLTDLHDGVLQFQPNLGAHLDHADRVYNNINASIDKYIAANGIEAPPPSVYTPVWEPPEERTRLDLAAAGITSVLWCIGFSPDFAWVDAPVFNGRGHPVHQRGVTREPGLYFLGLPWLHTWGSGRFSGVARDAEFLAEAIDARRAGLRAAPELAPPHLQAA
- a CDS encoding LysR family transcriptional regulator, producing MTPNSAPETPAVPVASAPADRVELMQTFVRIVEAGSLSAAAAQLGMSQPTVSRRLQTLERSLGLRLLRRSTHGMKLTEDGERCFERAKELLADWAAFEDELRGAGRAAEGTLRVIAPHALGQDLLMHPLYRYLREHPRVDVEWLLHDRRPDFITENIDCAIQVGEIDDPSVVALKLSEIPRIVAVAPALMEGRPPIAHAAELAALPWLALRTFYRTELRLSHVTTGEECRVPIRPRLSTDGLYALRNAAVLGLGACMGSAWLLNDDIARGRLLRLVPQWQAPPLPVYLVYPQTRFQSAKLRHFIEAVRAALPRAIDVADSLAGMAA
- a CDS encoding MFS transporter yields the protein MSSIQSAHAGTPPLAPAAPALPASLVLLLASGAGFAVAALYYNQPMLGALAADIGAPTRTVGFVPTLTQLGYALGILFLAPLGDRYDRRRIILAKAAVLCVALLLAGASPSIGMLLAASLAIGLAATMAQDIVPAAATLAPEASRGKTVGTVMTGLLFGILLSRVVSGFVAEHFGWRTMFVAAAASIALIGAAAWRGLPRFKATTHLGYGALLRSLATLWQRHGALRRAAWAQGLLSIGFSAFWSTLAVMLHGEPFHLGSTAAGAFGLAGAAGALAAPLAGRLADRRGPELVTRLGAALVVVSFAVMALAPLLAPGAQLAVIVVAVVGFDLGVQATLIAHQTIVYGIEPGARSRLNAVLFTAMFIGMAIGSAVGALALAQWGWAAVTALAIASSAATLAVRLWPMSGRA
- a CDS encoding D-alanyl-D-alanine carboxypeptidase, whose product is MKPFPPAPPYRIVAADQLPPDLEQAAGLDWKAARVLSSAPAEAPRNKAAPALPPAASWALYDLAADRLLGHEPAAGSYPPAGLAKLATAMLVERKLVAERRDRRAERTPVAVGAEAMVRLSVQRLLEAVLIASSDSAAFALAAWHSGTTEAFVEAMNRQAVAWGLRDTRFACPAGQDESARSHAVDVLRLAARLMREHPALVAIASKTRLDPWEQAVPNVNLLLGTVRGVDGLAAAFSPATGAHQIATAAHEGRRLMAVVLGAPDRAVCARLAAALLRKGFSMPAAAPAPA
- a CDS encoding roadblock/LC7 domain-containing protein; its protein translation is MNIPPRIKDAAESAVDTLMREIKGVKAVVISTEDGLELAARVENTAQVARLSAIASSLAALGAVAGEESGLGRCENVAIESALGHILMLQARHDEADLIVSVVAGKDAVIGQVLYFAKQATLALQRA
- a CDS encoding ATP/GTP-binding protein → MGAGKTTAIAAVSEIAPVRTEVRNSDASVAKATTTVGLDYGELTLDNGEKLRLYGTPGQIRFDFMWRILARGALGLVILVDNSRPDPLADLEVYLDGFAELIEKTACVVAVGRTETHPEPGLDAYAQRMQDKGVLCPVLPANVTDPRQVVQLLELLLVQLEA